The Streptomyces sp. WZ-12 genome segment ACCGGGAGGAGATAGGCGCCGGCGGCCTTGACCGCGCACTCGACCAGCAGCGTGCTCCCCCATATGACCGAGAACCGCCGCTCCAGCCGCCGGAACCGCGCCCCGCGCGCCATGAGCCGGTCCCATGCGGCCACCCCTTGCGAACTGCCCTTGGTCACCCACGGCTTGAGCCCCGCCGTCATCAACGGCCGCCCCCGCCACACCGAGAACAGCACCGCGAGCCCGATCACGCTGCTGACGCCGCTGTCCTTGGCCATCATCAGCCGCGGATCGCCGGTCATCGTGCTCGTCGCCAGCCCCACCACGTTGACCAGGAGTATCAGCAGCGCGAGGCCGTTGACGGTCCGCTCCCGGACCAGGCTCCAGACGGTGCGCAGCGCCGGGACGACGCTGCTCCAGGCCAGCGCGGCGACGTCGCCGAGGTCGAAGGCGTTCTTGAGGACGTAGTACGACGCCAGCGGAATACCGAGGTCCAGGACCAGCGGTGCCATGGTCTTGACGAGCTGACTGCCGGCGGACGGTTGGTGACTCACCACGGACTCCCCCGAGTTGGGCGGTGCACGGCGACTGCGGCGCCGTGCCGGACACCCCAAGCCTCGGGCACCGCGGGGTCCGGCCGGCAGTTCCAACTGTCCCGACTTGGCCGTGACATTTGTCAGGGGTGGCACCCGGGCTGGTGGCGGTGACCGGCCCGTGGGGTGCGTGGGGCGTACGGGTCGCGCGGGGTCTACGGCTCCCGCGGCCCCGCGGGTGCAGCCGGTTCCGGTGGTCCCGATGGTCCCGGCGGCGGTCGGGTCAGCCGGCCTGCTGCCGCGGGGCGCCCGCGGCGGCGGTGCTGCGCCGCGTGGTGGTGGCGATCGTCGCCGAACCGACCACCCGCGTGCCGTCGTAGAGCACGATCGCCTGGCCGGGCGCGACGCCACGGACCGGCTCGGTGAAGGAGACCCGCAGCTCGGTGCCGTCGACCACCTCGGCCCGCACCTCGGTCTCGCCGCCGTGGGCGCGGAGCTGGGCGGTGTAGACGGCCTCGCCGGCCTCCGGCGGGCGGCCGCACCAGCGGGGGCGGATCGCGGTGAGCGCGGTCACGTCCAGGGCGGCGGCCGGGCCGACGGTGACGGTGTTGTCCACCGGCGAGATGTCGAGGACGTAGCGGGGCTTGCCGTCGGCGGCCGGGGTGCCGATGCGCAGGCCCTTGCGCTGGCCGATGGTGAAGCCGTACGCGCCCTCGTGCGTGCCCAGCTTGGCCCCGGACTCGTCGACGATGTCGCCCTCCGCGGCGCCCAGCCGCTTGGCCAGGAAGCCCTGGGTGTCGCCGTCGGCGATGAAGCAGATGTCGTGGCTGTCGGGCTTCTTGGCGACGAACAGGCCGCGGCGGGCGGCCTCTTCGCGGATCTCGGCCTTGGTGGTGGGGGTGTCACCGAGCGGGAACATGGCATGCGCCAACTGGCGGTCGTCGAGCACGCCGAGGACGTAGGACTGGTCCTTGGCCATGTCGGCGGCGCGGTGCAGCTCGCGGGAACCGTCCTCGCGCAGGAGCACCTTGGCGTAGTGGCCGGTGCACACCGCGTCGAAGCCGAGGGCGAGCGCCTTGTCCAACAGCGCGGCGAACTTGATCTTCTCGTTGCAGCGGAGGCAGGGGTTCGGCGTGCGGCCGGCCTCGTACTCGGCGATGAAGTCCTCGACCACGTCCTCGCGGAAGCGCTCGGCCAGATCCCAGACGTAGAACGGGATGCCGATCACGTCGGCGGCGCGGCGGGCGTCGTGGGAGTCCTCGATGGTGCAACAGCCGCGGGCGCCCGTGCGGAACGACTTGGGATTCTCGGAGAGCGCGAGGTGGACGCCGGTGACGTCGTGGCCCGCCTCGGCGGCGCGGGCCGCGGCGACGGCGGAGTCCACACCGCCGGACATGGCGGCGAGGACGCGGAGGCGGCGGGGGGCGGCGGCATCAGTCATAGCCCTTCAAGGGTAGACGGTCCGCTGCGTTTGGCTTGCGGCCCACGTTGTCGGCTTTCCCGCCGCGCGGGTTCCTGTCTTTTGCGCCTGCGGCGCGGGCCGATCCGCTGCGCGGGGCGAGCCGATGTGTCCGCTGCCGGTCCGCTTGCGCGGGGCGGGTCGAGTTGTCTGGTCCGCTGCGCGGGGCTGTTGGGTTGCGGTGACGGGCCTGCGGGGGCGGTGTGCCAGACTGCTTCGCTTTACGTCTGGCACACCGCCCCCTCCGGCCCGTCCCCTCCCGTTGAGGGGTGGATTTCTCTGGGATGGAGCTGATCCTGAGTGGTCCTCTGACGGTCACCGCGCAAGCTCATGCGCCTTCTTACGATCACCGCTCACGCGTACTCGTCCTCTGACGGTCACCACTCAACCCAACGACCCGAGTTGACCCACCGGGCGGACGTGGCACCCACCGTTTTTTCCCACCCTCCAACGGGAGGGGACGGGCCGGAGGGGTGGGTGTGCCAGACGTAAAGCGAAGCAGTCTGGCATGCCCGCCCCGCAGGCCCGTCACCGCAACCCAACAGCCCCGCGCAGCGGACCACAACCCCACCCGCCCCGCGCAAGCGGACCGGCAGCGGACCAGACAACTCGGCTCGCCCCGCGCAAGCGGACCGGCAGCGGACACATCGGCTCGCCCCGCGCAGCGGACCGGCCCGCGCCGCAAGGCGCAAAAGACAGCAACCCGCGCGGCGGGACAGCCAACCACGTGGGCAGCAAGCCCAGCGCAGCGCCTAGCTGAGGCCCGCCCCCCGAGCTCGCTCCACCACCGGGCCGATGATCTCGGCCAGGGCCGCCACGTCCGCGGCGGTGGAGGTGTGGCCCAGGGAGAAGCGGAGGGTGCCGCGGGCGAGGTCCTGGGGCATTCCGGTCGCCAGCAGGACGTGGCTGGGCTGGGCGACGCCGGCGGTGCAGGCCGATCCGGTGGAGCAGGCGATGCCCTGGGCGTCCAGGAGGAGCAGCAGGGAGTCGCCCTCACAGCCGGGGAAGGTGAAGTGGGCGTTGGCCGGGAGGCGGCCGGCCGGGTCCGGGTCACCACCCAGGATGGCGTCGGGCGCGGCCGCCCGGACCGCCTTGATCAGGTCGTCGCGGAGCGCGCCGATCTCACGGGCGAACTCCTCCCGGTGCGCCACCGCGTGCCGACCGGCCGCGGCGAACGCGGCGATGGCGGGGGTGTCGAGGGTGCCGGAGCGGACGTGCCGCTCCTGCCCGCCGCCGTGCAGCACCGGCACGGGGGCGTGCTCCCGGCGCAGCAGCAGCGCGCCGATCCCGTACGGGCCGCCGATCTTGTGGCCGGAGACGGTCATCGCGGCGAGCCCGGAGGCGGCGAAGTCGACCTCCAACTGGCCCACCGCCTGCACCGCGTCGGCGTGTAGCGGGACCTCGAACTCCCGCGCCACCTCGGCCAGTTCGCGGACCGGCTGGACGGTGCCGATCTCGTTGTTGGCCCACATGACGGTGGCCAGCGCGACGTCGTCGGGGTTGCGGGCGATGGCCTCCCGCAGCGCCTCGGCGGACACCCGGCCGTACGGGTCGACCGGCAGCCAGTCGACCGTGGCGCCCTCGTGCTCGCCGAGCCACTCGACGGCGTCCAGGACGGCGTGGTGTTCGACGGGACTGGCCAGGACCCGGGTGCGGGCCGGGTCGGCCGCCCGGCGGGACCAGTACAGGCCCTTGACCGCGAGGTTGTCGGCCTCCGTGCCGCCCGCCGTGAAGACGACTTCACTGGGGCGCGCGCCCAAGGAGGCGGCGAGCGATTCCCGCGCCTCCTCGACGGTGCGCCGGGCCCGCCGGCCGGCGGCGTGCAGCGAGGACGCGTTGCCGGTGACGGTCAACTGGGCGGTCATCGCCTGCACCGCCTCCGGGAGCATCGGAGTGGTAGCGGCGTGGTCGAGGTAAACCATGGTGCGCTGATTCTACGAGCCGCCCCGGGGCGCGTACCCCGCGCGGGGGCGCATCGCCCAGGGGCGCATGCTCTGGGCCGGGGCGCACGCCCCGCCCGGGGGCGTCGCGCGCCCCCGCCTCACGTCGCCAGGATCGTGCGGGCCAGTTGGCGGGACTGGGCCACCAGGCGGTCCGCGGAGTCCCAGACCTCGGCGTCCTCTTCCAGGAAGCCGCCGGCCAGGTTGCGGGTGGTGATGGCGACCCGGAGCGGGCCGGGGGCCGGGCGGTGCCGGACGTGGCAGGTCAGCTCGACGGTGGGGACCCAGCCGCGCAGGCCCAACTCGAAGGCGGTGGGCGGCAGTGCGTCCACGGTCAGGAGGAGGGAGAGCGGGTCCGGGTCGCGGCCGTCGGCCAGGCCGAACCAGCCGCGCATCTCGCCCTTGCCGGACGGCGCGCCCACCGCCCAGCCGACGGTGGCCGGGTCGAGCCGGATGTCCAGCCGCCCGGCGATCGCCGTGCTGCCGGGGATGGCCGGCCGGCCGTCGGGGGCGCTGTCCGTGCCCAGGCAGTGCTCGTAGGGCGGGAGGGCCGGGGGCTTGGCGGTGGTGCGGACGTCGTCGGGGAGGGCGGCGAGGTCGCCGTAGGTGGCGAGCACCCGGATCCGCTCGACCTCGGTGCCGTCGTCGGCGTACTGGACGAGGGTGGCGGTGCCGGTCGAGAGGGTGCGGCCGGTGCGGACCACCTCGGTGCGGACGGTGGCCGGGCCGGGCACGGACGCCGTCAGGTAGTGGGCGGTGACGGTGAGCGGGTCCGGGTGCGGGAGCGCGTCGCCCAGGGCGCGGCCGAGCAGGGCGAGGAGGTAGCCGCCGTTGACCGCGTTGATGATCGTCCAGCCCGCCGAGAGGTCGGCGGCGTAGACGCCGGGAGCGCGCCGGGTGACCGCGGTGTCGCGGTCGAACTCGCTGTTTCCTACGGTCACCGTTGCCATGGCGGCACGCTACACGGATCGATTACCGACCGGTAGTGTCAATTTCAAGGAACGGGACGGGAGTCGGGCGGGGCCCGTGAGCGGAGTGATCCACTCCGCTGCTGCCATCATGACCGCATGCTTCATGTGCTCTACCTGGTCGGGATCGCGGCCTTCGCCGCGAGCGGCGTGCTGGCGGCCTTCCGCGCCAACATGGATCCCTTCGGCGGCCTGGTCCTCGCGTTCGCCGCCTCCATCTCCGGCGGCACGCTCCGCGATGTGATCCTGGACCGACGGCCGCTGTACTGGACGCACGACTGGGTGCTGCTGACGGTGATCATCTGCGTCGGCGTGGGCACCATCGTGTACCTGCGGTTCTGGTCCCTGCCGCGCAAGTCGCTGCTGGTGGTGGACGCGATCGGGCTGTCCGTGGTCACCGTCATCGGCGCCCGCGCGGCGATCTCGGCGGGCGTCACCCCGCTCGCGGTGATCATCCTCGCGGTGCTCACCGGCGTGACCGGCGAGGTGATCCGCGACGTGCTGTGCGGGGAGTTCCCGCCGCTGCTGCTGCGCGAGGACGTCTACGCCATCGCGGCGCTCGCCGGCGCCTGTTGCTACCTCCTGCTGTACCGCCTCGGGATCGGCGCCTCGGTCGCCGCGATGGTCTCGGCGGGGCTGGTCTTCGCCCTGCGGATGGGCGCGGTCTACTTCGGGCTGCACCTGCCCCGACCGCAGCAACTGCGCGGCCGGGGCGCGGAGTAGGACGCCGGCTAGCCGGTCACTGACCCGGCAGCGCCGGGCGGCTCGGGGTGTCCAACCAGGTGTGGAAGAAGGCACCGAGCCGCTGCCCGGAGACCTTCTCGGCCAGCGCGACGAAGTCGGCGGTGTTGGCGTTGCCGTAGCGGTGCCGGGCGGTCCAGGCCGGCAGCAGCCGGAAGAACGCCCGGTCGCCGATGCGTTCGCGCAGCGCCTGGAGGGTCATCGCGCCGCGCTGGTAGACCGCCTGGGAGAACATGGTGTCCCGCTTCGGGTCGGCGACCGTGATCTTCCAGAACGGGTCGTCCGCCGGCACCGACCGGTACGCCTTGCGGAACGCGTCGTGGGCCGTGGTGGTACCGCGGTGCTCGGCCCACAGCCACTGGGCGTAGCTGGCGAAGCCCTCGTTGAGCCAGATGTCCTTCCACTGCTTGACCGAGACCGAGTCGCCGAACCACTGGTGCGCCAACTCGTGAACGATGGTGGTCTCGTTGCGGACCGCGGAGTAGGCCGGCTTGGACTGCACCTCCAGGGAGAAGCCCGCCTCCGGCATGTCGTCCACGATCGCCCCGGTCTCCTCGAACGGGTACGGCCCGAAGAGCTTCGCCCAGTAGTCGGTGGCCTCCGCGGTGATGGCGTAGACGTCGACCTTGCCGGTGGGCAGGGTCGGGTCGGTGGCCACGTAGATCGGGGTGCCGCCGGGGGTGGTGCCGGTGCGCACCCTGAACTTCCCGATGGTGGCGGTCGCCAGGTACGGCGCCATCGGGCGGCTCTCCCGCCAGTGGTACCAGGCACGGCCGCCGCGCTCGCCGGAGCCGACCAGGCGCCCGTTGGAGACCCCGGTCAGCCCCTTGGGGGCGTCGATGTGGATGTCGTAGGTGGCCTTCTCGGCCGGGTGGTCGCTGGACGGGAACCACGTCGAGGCCGCGTTGGGCTCGCAGGCGACGAACACCCCGTCCTTGGTCTTCATCCAGCCGTACTTGGAGCCGAAGACGATCGGGCCGCTGAGCGGCTCGGGGACGCCGTGGTAGACGACGGTCACCGCGAACCGCCCGCCGCGCCGCAGGGCGCGGCCCGGCCGGACGACGAGTTCGTCACCGGTTCTGGAGAAGTGCGCCGGCCGGCCGTTGACCCTGACCCGGTCGACGGTCAGCTTCTGGAGGTCCAGGTCGAACGTCGAGAGGTCCTGGGTGGCCCGGGCGGTCAGGGTGGTGCGGCCGTCGAGCCGGCCCGAGTCGGGGTGGTAGCTGACGCCCAGGTCGTAATGGAGCGGGGTGTAGCCCCCGTTGCCGAGGTTCGGGAAGTACGGGTCACCGATGCCGGGGGCGCCCGGG includes the following:
- a CDS encoding VC0807 family protein: MAPLVLDLGIPLASYYVLKNAFDLGDVAALAWSSVVPALRTVWSLVRERTVNGLALLILLVNVVGLATSTMTGDPRLMMAKDSGVSSVIGLAVLFSVWRGRPLMTAGLKPWVTKGSSQGVAAWDRLMARGARFRRLERRFSVIWGSTLLVECAVKAAGAYLLPVHTMVWLGTVLTVVALLFAMVVAGGAAAEPMERMVRAEAAGGAGAAADAGKDAVAQVAGV
- a CDS encoding M1 family metallopeptidase, encoding MALSRSARRTSRLLALATAVAAAASLAAAPGAVGAAPHPTPGAPGIGDPYFPNLGNGGYTPLHYDLGVSYHPDSGRLDGRTTLTARATQDLSTFDLDLQKLTVDRVRVNGRPAHFSRTGDELVVRPGRALRRGGRFAVTVVYHGVPEPLSGPIVFGSKYGWMKTKDGVFVACEPNAASTWFPSSDHPAEKATYDIHIDAPKGLTGVSNGRLVGSGERGGRAWYHWRESRPMAPYLATATIGKFRVRTGTTPGGTPIYVATDPTLPTGKVDVYAITAEATDYWAKLFGPYPFEETGAIVDDMPEAGFSLEVQSKPAYSAVRNETTIVHELAHQWFGDSVSVKQWKDIWLNEGFASYAQWLWAEHRGTTTAHDAFRKAYRSVPADDPFWKITVADPKRDTMFSQAVYQRGAMTLQALRERIGDRAFFRLLPAWTARHRYGNANTADFVALAEKVSGQRLGAFFHTWLDTPSRPALPGQ
- the mnmA gene encoding tRNA 2-thiouridine(34) synthase MnmA; translated protein: MTDAAAPRRLRVLAAMSGGVDSAVAAARAAEAGHDVTGVHLALSENPKSFRTGARGCCTIEDSHDARRAADVIGIPFYVWDLAERFREDVVEDFIAEYEAGRTPNPCLRCNEKIKFAALLDKALALGFDAVCTGHYAKVLLREDGSRELHRAADMAKDQSYVLGVLDDRQLAHAMFPLGDTPTTKAEIREEAARRGLFVAKKPDSHDICFIADGDTQGFLAKRLGAAEGDIVDESGAKLGTHEGAYGFTIGQRKGLRIGTPAADGKPRYVLDISPVDNTVTVGPAAALDVTALTAIRPRWCGRPPEAGEAVYTAQLRAHGGETEVRAEVVDGTELRVSFTEPVRGVAPGQAIVLYDGTRVVGSATIATTTRRSTAAAGAPRQQAG
- a CDS encoding trimeric intracellular cation channel family protein; protein product: MLHVLYLVGIAAFAASGVLAAFRANMDPFGGLVLAFAASISGGTLRDVILDRRPLYWTHDWVLLTVIICVGVGTIVYLRFWSLPRKSLLVVDAIGLSVVTVIGARAAISAGVTPLAVIILAVLTGVTGEVIRDVLCGEFPPLLLREDVYAIAALAGACCYLLLYRLGIGASVAAMVSAGLVFALRMGAVYFGLHLPRPQQLRGRGAE
- a CDS encoding thioesterase family protein; this encodes MATVTVGNSEFDRDTAVTRRAPGVYAADLSAGWTIINAVNGGYLLALLGRALGDALPHPDPLTVTAHYLTASVPGPATVRTEVVRTGRTLSTGTATLVQYADDGTEVERIRVLATYGDLAALPDDVRTTAKPPALPPYEHCLGTDSAPDGRPAIPGSTAIAGRLDIRLDPATVGWAVGAPSGKGEMRGWFGLADGRDPDPLSLLLTVDALPPTAFELGLRGWVPTVELTCHVRHRPAPGPLRVAITTRNLAGGFLEEDAEVWDSADRLVAQSRQLARTILAT
- a CDS encoding cysteine desulfurase family protein, giving the protein MVYLDHAATTPMLPEAVQAMTAQLTVTGNASSLHAAGRRARRTVEEARESLAASLGARPSEVVFTAGGTEADNLAVKGLYWSRRAADPARTRVLASPVEHHAVLDAVEWLGEHEGATVDWLPVDPYGRVSAEALREAIARNPDDVALATVMWANNEIGTVQPVRELAEVAREFEVPLHADAVQAVGQLEVDFAASGLAAMTVSGHKIGGPYGIGALLLRREHAPVPVLHGGGQERHVRSGTLDTPAIAAFAAAGRHAVAHREEFAREIGALRDDLIKAVRAAAPDAILGGDPDPAGRLPANAHFTFPGCEGDSLLLLLDAQGIACSTGSACTAGVAQPSHVLLATGMPQDLARGTLRFSLGHTSTAADVAALAEIIGPVVERARGAGLS